ACCAACAGCAATGCTGGGGGCAAAATGCCTTCAGACTGAATAAACTTGCGAGCAGCCGTAACAGGTTTGTCCTCGCCGCTTTCAATGCTATACTGGGGCACTAAATCTAGAATTCTCCGTCCCTCCTGGCGACGACGGCTCTTGCGCTTGCGTCTTCTGGCCAAGCTTTCTACCTCCTCTTTCGATCGACAGGTGTAATCGTCACTACAAAATAGAAAAACCGTGCAAAGTATATCGACTTGAGTTTAAAATTTCAACTTTATTTAAAGGTTTTACACATTTCTTTTATTCAGCATCCTAAGCTATCTAGACTTATCAACCGTTCTGTGCGATCGCACCCCCACTGAATTTAAGTAACGAACTGTTAAGTAACTGGGTATGCCTGCGTAGTTTTGTGCCCGTGTCATCAGCTTTTAGGTAGAAAAAAGAGATGAGGTGGTGGTGTATTGGGCTGCGCGCTAGGATTTTTGTAGGAGCAATCGCTCAGCGATGCAGACGGGTCTGGCTCCTGTCCTAAGGGTTAGGGATTGTGAATGGTGATCTCGGCAAGCGACGAATATGTGAGGTTGTGTGAGACCCAAATGGCCCTGATTCGCCAAGGCTTGGGGGCAACCCTCAGCGTGGTCTATCTCACCGAGGACGTGGCAGACAATGCCATTGCCAATCTCCGACCCATTGTGGCGATGCCCGAGGCTGTGCGTGGTTGGTCGGCGGAGCGCCTACTCACCTGGTTGACTGAGGGTGGCTATGAGTCGGGGGATCCGCCCCGGTTGGCTCTGCCGTCCCGAGATGGAGAGGATGGCAGGA
This genomic stretch from Candidatus Obscuribacterales bacterium harbors:
- a CDS encoding DUF3155 domain-containing protein; translated protein: MARRRKRKSRRRQEGRRILDLVPQYSIESGEDKPVTAARKFIQSEGILPPALLLVKRNEHTTDRYFWAEKGLFGAQYVEENHFLFPSLRDPEDEEEIPAMVGHG